The Lachnospiraceae bacterium oral taxon 500 genome window below encodes:
- a CDS encoding undecaprenyl-phosphate alpha-N-acetylglucosaminyl 1-phosphate transferase, giving the protein MAFFQVLTEYYSYMIAFLLAFVLSLATTPISMKIAYKVGALDQPKKRGMHTKVMPRAGGLAIFVGFFITVLFLMHQVPAGQQPTVWGLLGGAALITLLGFLDDIYSLRPRTRIVVQLLAALIAVTTGTQISDITVPFFGKINFGIFSNVITIFWIIGVTNAVNLLDGLDGLATGVASIASATLMIIAVIFGDPLLAGLPILLTAALAGSCLGFLPYNFNPAKIFMGDTGSTFLGYSLAVISVQTMLKTYTALTLVVAVIVLALPIADTMFAIIRRVVNHRPISEGDRGHLHHRLIDKGLSQKKAVLTLYFISALFGLAAILVVLKDVWAAAILLIVVFAVWIGDGVLRVRQEKTDSK; this is encoded by the coding sequence GTGGCTTTTTTTCAAGTATTAACAGAGTACTACAGTTATATGATTGCTTTTTTGCTGGCCTTTGTGCTGTCCCTGGCGACAACCCCCATCAGTATGAAAATTGCTTATAAGGTGGGAGCGCTCGATCAGCCTAAAAAAAGGGGAATGCATACCAAGGTAATGCCTCGGGCGGGAGGACTGGCGATTTTTGTCGGATTTTTTATAACGGTTCTTTTCCTGATGCATCAGGTTCCGGCCGGTCAGCAGCCCACGGTTTGGGGGCTGCTGGGCGGGGCGGCGCTGATTACCCTGTTAGGATTTTTGGATGATATTTACAGCTTAAGACCCCGCACCAGAATTGTGGTGCAGCTTTTGGCGGCGCTGATTGCGGTGACAACGGGAACGCAAATCAGCGATATTACGGTGCCGTTTTTCGGCAAAATTAACTTTGGTATTTTCAGCAATGTGATCACTATTTTTTGGATTATTGGTGTAACCAATGCGGTTAATCTTTTAGATGGTCTGGACGGCCTGGCGACCGGCGTGGCATCGATTGCTTCGGCCACGCTGATGATTATTGCCGTTATTTTTGGCGATCCGCTGCTGGCCGGACTTCCGATTCTGCTGACGGCGGCGCTGGCCGGGAGTTGTCTGGGTTTTTTACCGTATAATTTCAATCCGGCCAAGATTTTTATGGGCGATACCGGTTCGACCTTTTTGGGGTATTCTCTGGCAGTGATTTCCGTGCAGACAATGCTCAAGACTTATACGGCGCTGACCTTAGTGGTAGCGGTGATTGTCTTGGCGCTGCCGATTGCCGATACCATGTTTGCCATTATCCGCCGGGTGGTCAATCACCGGCCGATCAGCGAGGGTGATCGGGGGCATCTCCATCATCGTCTGATTGATAAGGGACTGAGCCAGAAAAAAGCAGTATTGACGCTTTATTTTATCAGTGCCCTGTTTGGTCTGGCTGCGATTTTGGTTGTTTTAAAGGACGTGTGGGCGGCGGCGATTCTGCTGATTGTAGTTTTTGCGGTTTGGATTGGCGACGGCGTGCTGCGGGTCAGGCAGGAAAAAACCGATTCCAAGTAA
- a CDS encoding uracil phosphoribosyltransferase: MSNVFVMDHPLIQHKIGILRRKETGPKEFRELVSEIAMLMSYEATRNLPLEEIEIETPIAKTTVKQIEGRHLGIVPILRAGLGMADALLTLVPTAKVGHIGLYRDPQSLKPVEYYCKLPSDVSERDMFVLDPMLATGGSAIAAIDFLKQKGVTKLHFLCIIAAPEGVKELREAHPDVAIYIGALDEKLNDHAYIVPGLGDAGDRLFGTK; this comes from the coding sequence ATGTCGAATGTATTTGTTATGGATCACCCGTTAATTCAGCACAAGATCGGGATTTTAAGAAGAAAAGAAACCGGCCCGAAGGAGTTTAGGGAGCTGGTCAGTGAGATTGCTATGCTGATGTCTTATGAAGCGACCAGAAACTTGCCTTTGGAAGAGATTGAGATTGAAACTCCGATTGCGAAAACTACGGTTAAACAAATAGAGGGGCGGCATTTGGGCATTGTTCCGATTTTAAGAGCGGGACTTGGTATGGCGGATGCTTTGCTGACGCTGGTGCCGACGGCCAAGGTTGGTCATATCGGCCTTTACCGCGATCCGCAGTCGTTAAAGCCCGTGGAATATTACTGCAAACTCCCCAGCGACGTCAGTGAAAGAGATATGTTTGTGCTCGACCCGATGCTGGCAACCGGTGGTTCGGCGATTGCCGCCATTGACTTTTTAAAGCAGAAAGGCGTGACCAAGCTTCACTTTTTATGTATTATTGCCGCGCCGGAAGGAGTCAAGGAATTGCGCGAGGCGCATCCGGATGTAGCCATTTATATTGGCGCGTTGGACGAAAAATTAAATGATCATGCATACATTGTTCCGGGACTGGGTGATGCCGGCGACCGCTTGTTCGGAACCAAATAA
- the rpiB gene encoding ribose 5-phosphate isomerase B, producing the protein MIVIGSDHGGFALKQEIIEFLKQGGYEYQDVGIYQETTADYPDIAKKAAEMILRGEADKGILICGTGIGISITANRYAGIRAALCHDCFSAEATRLHNDANVLAMGGRVIGPELAKKITHTFLTTPFSEEERHRRRIEKTCFGQTLTER; encoded by the coding sequence ATGATAGTAATTGGTTCTGATCATGGTGGCTTTGCTTTAAAGCAGGAAATTATCGAGTTTTTAAAGCAGGGCGGATATGAATATCAAGACGTGGGGATTTATCAGGAAACAACGGCGGACTATCCGGATATTGCCAAAAAAGCGGCGGAGATGATTTTGCGCGGTGAAGCGGATAAAGGCATTTTAATCTGCGGTACGGGCATTGGGATTTCGATTACGGCCAATCGCTATGCCGGGATTCGGGCGGCGCTGTGTCATGACTGCTTTTCGGCGGAGGCAACGCGGCTGCATAATGATGCCAATGTACTGGCGATGGGCGGTCGGGTAATCGGTCCGGAACTGGCCAAGAAGATCACGCATACCTTTTTAACAACCCCTTTTTCGGAGGAAGAGCGGCATAGACGCCGGATTGAAAAGACCTGCTTTGGACAAACGCTGACGGAAAGATAA
- a CDS encoding threonylcarbamoyl-AMP synthase, which translates to MRKSWRQFFSCHLLSRIGNFGFRQAFLRGKTMKTIVLEIDEKEPQPERVKLAADFLRQGKLVAFPTETVYGIGANALSAEAAAKIYEAKGRPSDNPLIVHLAEWAEADRYVEAISERARCLAAAFCPGPLTMIFKKQDNIPAAITGGLNTVGIRIPRHPVAHAVLRACGLPIAAPSANLSGRPSPTEFVHVAEDLDGRVDMIIRSGSAEVGLESTVIDMSREVPVILRPGAVTQAMIEAVIGEVQINRGRLKDGEIPIAPGMKYRHYAPKGKVYLLPAADEAANLAALRSGLEAAGRQGRKAAALVPAEYAEQLSPYLCFSLGSRENLAEIASHLFDGLRFMDSHEIEEIFAVSYPEEGIGAAIMNRLRKAAGN; encoded by the coding sequence ATGAGAAAATCATGGCGGCAGTTCTTTTCATGTCATTTGCTTTCCCGTATCGGAAACTTCGGTTTCCGGCAGGCGTTTTTGAGAGGAAAAACCATGAAAACAATAGTGCTTGAAATTGATGAAAAAGAGCCGCAGCCGGAGCGGGTAAAGCTGGCGGCAGATTTTTTGCGGCAGGGAAAGCTGGTTGCTTTTCCGACCGAAACGGTTTACGGCATTGGAGCCAATGCTCTGTCGGCGGAGGCGGCGGCCAAAATTTATGAGGCCAAGGGTCGGCCGAGTGATAATCCGCTGATTGTGCATTTGGCCGAGTGGGCAGAGGCAGACCGGTATGTGGAGGCAATCAGTGAGCGGGCCAGATGCTTGGCGGCCGCCTTTTGTCCGGGGCCTTTAACTATGATTTTTAAAAAACAGGATAATATTCCGGCGGCCATCACCGGCGGGTTGAACACAGTGGGGATTCGGATTCCGCGGCATCCGGTCGCTCATGCGGTTTTGCGGGCATGTGGACTGCCGATTGCCGCGCCCAGCGCCAATTTGTCCGGCCGGCCGAGTCCGACTGAGTTTGTCCATGTTGCGGAAGACTTGGATGGCCGAGTTGATATGATTATCCGTTCCGGTTCGGCGGAAGTGGGACTGGAGTCAACTGTGATTGATATGAGCCGGGAAGTGCCGGTAATTTTAAGGCCGGGGGCAGTGACGCAGGCGATGATTGAAGCGGTGATTGGCGAAGTGCAAATCAATCGGGGCCGTTTAAAGGATGGTGAAATCCCGATTGCACCGGGGATGAAGTACCGGCATTACGCGCCGAAAGGCAAGGTTTATCTGCTGCCGGCGGCGGACGAGGCGGCAAACTTGGCGGCGCTGCGCAGCGGTTTGGAGGCGGCCGGGCGGCAGGGCAGAAAAGCGGCGGCGCTGGTACCGGCGGAGTATGCGGAGCAGCTTTCGCCCTATCTTTGTTTTTCACTGGGCAGTCGGGAAAATCTGGCTGAGATTGCCAGTCATTTGTTTGATGGCCTGCGTTTTATGGATAGCCATGAGATTGAAGAAATTTTTGCGGTATCTTATCCGGAGGAAGGAATCGGAGCGGCGATTATGAACCGTTTGCGCAAGGCGGCAGGAAATTAA
- the rfbB gene encoding dTDP-glucose 4,6-dehydratase: MKNILVTGGAGFIGSNFIKLMLERGEYNLINLDALTYAGNLENLEDIKDDQRYTFVKGDVCDRDLLDNLFAKYKIDTVVHFAAESHVDRSIEDPEIFLKTNIMGTQALLDTAKKHWKVKPQDKYDRTYQPGVKYLQVSTDEVYGALGKTGLFTESTPLAPNSPYSASKASADMLVRAYHETFGLPVNITRCSNNYGPYQFPEKLIPLMIHNCQKDKKLPVYGDGMQIRDWLHVKDHCTAILTVLEKGELGEVYNIGGNNEKANIEIVKLIIKELGKTEDLIEYVKDRPGHDRRYAIDNTKITTKLGWSPSYTFEQGMAETIQWYLNHEDWLEKVVSGEYQNYYEKMYRG; the protein is encoded by the coding sequence ATGAAAAATATCTTAGTTACCGGTGGTGCCGGCTTTATTGGTTCCAATTTTATTAAGTTGATGTTGGAAAGAGGAGAATATAACCTTATCAATTTGGATGCCTTGACTTATGCCGGCAATTTGGAAAATTTAGAGGATATTAAAGATGATCAGAGGTATACCTTTGTCAAAGGGGATGTTTGTGACCGGGATTTACTGGATAATCTTTTTGCTAAATATAAGATTGATACCGTCGTTCATTTCGCAGCCGAGTCGCATGTCGACAGAAGTATTGAAGATCCGGAAATCTTTTTAAAGACTAATATTATGGGAACGCAGGCGCTGTTAGATACGGCTAAAAAGCATTGGAAGGTGAAGCCGCAGGACAAATATGACCGGACTTATCAGCCGGGGGTGAAATATTTGCAGGTGTCAACCGATGAGGTTTATGGTGCGCTGGGAAAAACTGGACTTTTTACAGAAAGTACGCCGCTGGCACCGAACAGTCCGTATTCTGCGTCCAAGGCCAGCGCCGATATGCTGGTGCGAGCCTATCATGAAACCTTTGGCTTGCCGGTGAATATTACCAGATGTTCTAATAATTACGGACCGTATCAGTTCCCGGAAAAGCTGATTCCACTGATGATTCATAACTGCCAAAAGGACAAAAAACTGCCGGTTTACGGTGATGGGATGCAGATCCGGGATTGGCTGCATGTGAAAGACCATTGCACGGCGATTTTAACTGTTCTGGAGAAAGGCGAGCTGGGCGAGGTTTATAATATTGGCGGCAATAATGAAAAAGCCAATATTGAGATTGTTAAGTTGATTATCAAGGAATTAGGTAAGACGGAAGATCTGATTGAGTATGTCAAGGACCGCCCGGGGCATGACCGTCGCTATGCGATTGATAACACTAAAATCACGACGAAGTTGGGTTGGAGTCCGAGCTATACTTTTGAGCAGGGGATGGCGGAAACAATTCAGTGGTATTTAAACCATGAAGATTGGCTTGAGAAGGTAGTCAGCGGCGAATACCAGAATTATTATGAGAAAATGTACCGCGGATAA
- the rfbA gene encoding glucose-1-phosphate thymidylyltransferase, translated as MKGIILAGGAGTRLYPITKSISKQIVPIYDKPMIYYPLSTLMLARIREILIISTERDLPFYQNLLGDGSSLGLTLSYAVQAAPNGLAEAFIIGEEFIGKDNVCLVLGDNIFYGRHFSELLWKSAALEQGAVIYGYYVNNPKDFGVVEFDKDWNVLSLEEKPENPKSNYAIPGLYFYDNQVVEIAKNIKPSARGELEITAVNQEYLNRKQLKVELFGRGMAWLDTGTFEGLLEASNFVQTMQKRTGLYVSCLEEIAYLRGYITKEQLLEAAKTLEKSEYGQYLKRVAREK; from the coding sequence ATGAAAGGAATTATTTTAGCTGGTGGAGCAGGTACTCGCTTGTACCCAATTACTAAATCAATTTCTAAGCAAATTGTTCCGATTTATGATAAACCGATGATTTATTATCCGCTGTCAACGCTTATGCTGGCGCGGATTCGGGAAATCTTGATTATTTCGACGGAGCGAGATTTGCCGTTTTATCAAAATCTGTTGGGCGACGGCAGTTCACTTGGCCTGACGCTGTCCTATGCGGTGCAGGCCGCACCGAATGGACTGGCGGAGGCATTTATTATTGGCGAGGAGTTTATTGGCAAGGATAATGTTTGTCTGGTACTGGGCGATAATATTTTTTATGGTCGGCATTTTTCAGAACTTTTATGGAAGTCAGCCGCTTTGGAACAAGGCGCAGTGATTTACGGCTATTATGTGAATAACCCGAAAGATTTTGGAGTAGTTGAGTTTGACAAAGACTGGAATGTACTTTCGCTGGAAGAAAAGCCGGAAAACCCTAAGTCTAATTACGCAATTCCGGGGCTGTATTTTTATGATAATCAGGTGGTTGAGATTGCCAAAAACATCAAACCGTCCGCCAGAGGGGAACTGGAGATTACGGCGGTTAATCAGGAGTATTTGAATCGAAAGCAGTTGAAGGTTGAACTGTTTGGCCGGGGTATGGCGTGGCTTGATACCGGAACCTTTGAAGGACTATTGGAGGCATCCAATTTTGTGCAGACCATGCAAAAAAGAACGGGCTTATACGTTTCCTGCTTAGAGGAGATTGCGTATCTTAGAGGCTATATCACGAAAGAACAGTTGCTTGAGGCGGCGAAAACCTTGGAGAAGTCGGAGTATGGCCAGTATTTAAAGCGAGTGGCTAGGGAAAAATAA
- the glf gene encoding UDP-galactopyranose mutase produces the protein MKEAIVVGSGFSGSILARKLAEADYKVRVIEQRPHIAGNMYDYVNEYGVMVHKYGPHLINTNMVHVIEFLEKYTELIPFAVKLLSLIDGKYVQLPFNYLTMQQLVGYKQASYLLNKMRTEFKGRSTVSIFELIRHKDEDIKEYGTLLYEKAYKTYTAKQWSLDPEQLDKSVLDRVKMRLNYEERYLDADFQFIPKYGYTALFENLLRHQNIKVELNIDALEHISFDEENKKVLYEGNSVEKLVFTGAIDELFNLEYGALPYRSLEFEYESQKADSILPADILSCPSPDVPYTRITEYNKINGQPKGEYATIAKEYSMPYDKNADRGNLPYYPVVAKENLELFQKYTDKAGQYSNLFLCGRLADYKYYNMDWIINHTLKKWEILKEELEISSSLV, from the coding sequence ATGAAAGAAGCAATTGTTGTCGGAAGTGGCTTTTCAGGTAGTATTTTAGCCAGGAAATTAGCAGAAGCGGATTATAAGGTTAGAGTTATTGAACAAAGACCGCATATTGCCGGAAATATGTATGATTATGTAAATGAATATGGGGTTATGGTGCATAAATACGGCCCGCATCTGATCAATACCAATATGGTACATGTAATTGAATTTTTAGAAAAATACACAGAACTCATTCCCTTTGCCGTTAAATTATTGAGTTTGATAGATGGGAAATATGTTCAACTGCCGTTCAATTATTTAACCATGCAGCAATTAGTTGGTTATAAGCAGGCTTCTTATCTTTTAAATAAAATGCGAACAGAATTTAAAGGCCGCTCTACAGTATCTATCTTTGAGTTGATCCGGCATAAAGACGAGGATATCAAAGAATATGGAACATTATTATATGAGAAGGCCTATAAGACATATACGGCCAAGCAATGGAGTCTTGATCCAGAGCAATTGGATAAAAGTGTTTTGGATCGGGTGAAGATGAGGCTGAATTATGAAGAACGTTACTTAGATGCAGACTTTCAATTTATTCCTAAATATGGATATACAGCACTTTTTGAAAATCTATTAAGGCATCAAAATATAAAAGTTGAATTAAACATAGATGCCTTGGAGCATATTAGTTTTGATGAAGAAAATAAAAAAGTGCTTTATGAAGGGAATAGTGTCGAGAAATTAGTGTTTACCGGTGCAATTGATGAATTATTTAATCTTGAGTACGGGGCGCTTCCCTATCGTTCCTTAGAGTTTGAGTATGAAAGTCAAAAAGCAGACTCTATTTTACCAGCGGATATTTTATCCTGCCCTTCCCCGGATGTGCCATATACCAGAATTACGGAATATAACAAAATAAATGGACAGCCAAAAGGCGAGTATGCTACAATAGCTAAAGAGTATTCTATGCCGTATGATAAAAATGCGGATAGAGGTAATTTACCTTACTATCCGGTGGTTGCCAAAGAAAATCTGGAACTTTTTCAGAAATATACGGATAAAGCTGGTCAATACAGCAATTTATTTTTGTGTGGGCGGTTAGCAGACTACAAATACTATAATATGGATTGGATTATCAACCATACTTTAAAGAAATGGGAAATATTAAAAGAAGAATTAGAAATATCGAGTAGTTTGGTATGA
- the rfbC gene encoding dTDP-4-dehydrorhamnose 3,5-epimerase has translation MKITELELAGVKILEPRYFEDYRGYYTESYSARTLAELGINATFVQDNHSYTIKQGTLRGIHFQNNPKPQIKLVRCIRGRILDVVVDLRKDSLTFKKWLAVELSADNHKQIWIPSGFGHAFLTLEDHCEVQYKVTEFYYPEFDRAIAWNDPEINVEWGIKNPIISEKDTRAPKLKDSDVNLNMERNLV, from the coding sequence ATGAAAATAACAGAACTGGAATTAGCGGGTGTTAAAATTTTAGAACCAAGGTACTTTGAGGACTATCGAGGATATTATACGGAAAGCTATTCGGCCAGAACATTGGCGGAACTGGGGATTAACGCGACTTTTGTTCAGGATAATCACAGTTATACCATTAAGCAAGGAACACTACGGGGAATTCACTTTCAGAATAATCCGAAGCCTCAAATTAAGCTGGTGCGCTGCATTAGAGGCAGAATATTGGATGTGGTAGTTGATTTGCGCAAAGATTCGCTGACGTTTAAAAAATGGCTGGCGGTTGAACTGTCAGCTGATAATCATAAACAAATTTGGATTCCTAGTGGGTTTGGTCATGCGTTTTTGACTTTGGAAGATCACTGTGAGGTTCAGTATAAAGTAACGGAATTTTATTATCCAGAATTTGACCGGGCGATTGCGTGGAACGACCCGGAGATAAATGTAGAATGGGGGATAAAAAATCCGATTATTTCAGAAAAGGACACCAGAGCGCCGAAATTAAAAGATAGTGATGTAAACTTAAATATGGAAAGGAATCTGGTATGA
- a CDS encoding gfo/Idh/MocA family oxidoreductase, translating into MAKIKIGILGTSEIAFRRFLPALKKAENWEYAGVASRELAKTEKFVHEFGGKGYGSYEELLADGEIDAVYLPLPPALHFEWARKALENGKHVFLEKPSTISYEQTQELVRLAKQKNLALRENYMFTEHPQLRAIQAMIAEEKIGELRLIRIAFGFPRRAGKDFRYEKALGGGALLDCGGYTVKLASILLGEDTKCQYVSLNQDTLSDVDLYGSAVLENSKRQVAQISFGMDNVYKCELEVWGQTGSIKSPRVFTAGSELEVALEIEEKGEKKSLRIPAADQFYGSILRFEGCLANNQRREREYQELLRQAELVEAVWLQGQEREENENENNRTGISGC; encoded by the coding sequence ATGGCCAAAATTAAAATAGGAATTTTAGGAACTTCAGAAATTGCTTTTCGACGTTTCCTGCCGGCGCTAAAAAAAGCAGAAAATTGGGAATATGCCGGTGTAGCATCCAGAGAACTGGCAAAAACAGAGAAATTTGTGCACGAGTTTGGTGGTAAGGGCTATGGCAGTTACGAGGAACTTTTGGCGGACGGAGAAATTGATGCCGTTTATTTGCCGCTTCCGCCGGCGCTGCATTTTGAATGGGCGAGAAAAGCACTGGAAAACGGCAAGCATGTTTTCTTGGAAAAACCGTCAACGATTTCCTATGAGCAAACGCAAGAATTGGTGAGGCTGGCAAAGCAAAAGAATTTGGCGCTGCGCGAGAACTATATGTTTACCGAGCATCCACAACTAAGGGCGATTCAGGCGATGATAGCGGAGGAAAAAATTGGAGAGCTGCGTCTGATTCGCATTGCCTTTGGCTTTCCGCGGCGAGCGGGAAAAGACTTTCGCTATGAGAAAGCGTTAGGTGGTGGGGCTTTGCTGGATTGCGGCGGATATACCGTAAAACTGGCAAGCATTCTTTTGGGCGAAGATACAAAATGTCAATATGTTAGTTTAAATCAAGACACGTTATCCGATGTTGATTTATATGGCTCAGCGGTGCTGGAAAATTCAAAAAGACAAGTGGCGCAAATCAGCTTTGGCATGGATAACGTCTATAAGTGCGAGCTGGAAGTTTGGGGACAGACGGGCAGTATAAAATCACCGCGGGTTTTTACGGCTGGATCGGAACTGGAAGTTGCTTTGGAGATAGAGGAAAAAGGCGAGAAAAAATCGCTTCGAATTCCGGCGGCGGATCAATTTTATGGCTCGATTCTGCGGTTTGAAGGCTGTTTGGCAAATAATCAGCGAAGGGAGAGGGAGTATCAAGAGTTATTGCGGCAGGCGGAGTTAGTGGAAGCGGTGTGGTTGCAAGGGCAAGAAAGGGAAGAAAACGAAAATGAAAATAACAGAACTGGAATTAGCGGGTGTTAA
- a CDS encoding dNDP-4-keto-6-deoxy-glucose-2,3- dehydratase, with translation MQNQMNDILLWIKSRNQTTKVEISKIHFAECQGWFLDEKDGYIRNAKNTFFQIAGLREVNPQGEVLLEQPILLQEEIGYLGIICRDFDGETHFLMQAKIEPGNINKIQLSPTIQATKSNFTQQHGGKKPAYLDYFIYAKKEQIIVDQIQSEQSSRFWGKRNRNIIIKIDEDIEVLPSHKWITLPQIKELMMVENLVNMDTRTVLSCIPFALHGVEQWVPLGLPTDFLKNACVGDGQNHLPEIYHFINNYKMFDSRKRQQTALTALKDWRITEAEIAHKREYPFKVVFCEIEIEGREVVKWCQPLFEAVGKAFFGLLRYQEDGTWYFVVKAVPEVGCFDKIELGPTIQQEAGARGEEKDWIRTLFWEKYHQRQGVLFDTILSEEGGRFYHEQNHNVIIEVDKREIGILPAGYFAVDLRTLNLLTQINNCLNIQLRNLLSVLGGREDGQN, from the coding sequence ATGCAAAATCAGATGAATGATATCCTATTATGGATTAAATCTCGAAATCAAACCACTAAGGTAGAAATTAGCAAAATCCATTTTGCGGAGTGCCAGGGCTGGTTTTTAGATGAAAAAGATGGTTATATCCGCAATGCGAAGAATACCTTTTTTCAAATTGCTGGTTTGCGGGAAGTCAATCCACAGGGCGAGGTTCTTTTGGAGCAGCCTATTTTATTGCAGGAAGAGATTGGCTACTTAGGGATTATTTGCAGGGATTTTGACGGCGAAACTCATTTTTTGATGCAGGCAAAGATTGAACCGGGCAATATCAATAAGATTCAACTGTCACCAACCATTCAGGCGACAAAAAGTAATTTTACCCAGCAGCATGGCGGGAAAAAACCAGCTTATTTGGATTACTTTATTTATGCTAAAAAAGAGCAGATTATAGTGGATCAAATCCAGTCGGAGCAGTCGTCACGCTTTTGGGGTAAGCGTAACCGCAACATTATCATCAAGATAGACGAAGACATAGAGGTACTGCCTTCGCATAAGTGGATAACTTTGCCGCAGATTAAGGAACTAATGATGGTCGAAAATCTGGTCAATATGGATACTCGGACGGTACTTTCCTGTATTCCTTTTGCGCTGCATGGTGTGGAGCAATGGGTGCCTTTGGGGCTGCCGACGGACTTTTTAAAGAACGCTTGTGTTGGCGATGGGCAGAATCATTTACCGGAGATATATCATTTTATCAATAATTATAAAATGTTTGACAGTCGAAAGCGGCAGCAGACGGCTTTAACGGCATTGAAAGACTGGAGAATAACAGAAGCGGAAATCGCACATAAAAGAGAATATCCGTTTAAAGTGGTCTTTTGCGAAATTGAGATTGAAGGCCGGGAAGTTGTCAAATGGTGTCAGCCTTTATTTGAAGCGGTAGGGAAAGCATTTTTTGGGCTGCTTCGTTATCAAGAGGACGGAACATGGTATTTTGTTGTTAAAGCAGTGCCAGAGGTGGGCTGCTTTGATAAAATAGAACTGGGGCCGACCATTCAGCAGGAAGCGGGAGCGCGAGGAGAGGAAAAAGATTGGATTCGAACCTTGTTCTGGGAAAAGTATCACCAGAGGCAAGGGGTTCTGTTTGACACGATTTTATCAGAAGAGGGCGGAAGATTTTATCATGAGCAGAACCATAATGTAATCATAGAAGTTGATAAGAGGGAGATCGGTATTTTGCCGGCGGGCTACTTTGCGGTTGATCTCCGAACGCTAAACTTATTGACACAGATAAATAATTGTCTTAATATACAACTAAGAAATCTTTTGTCGGTACTGGGAGGAAGGGAAGATGGCCAAAATTAA
- a CDS encoding glycosyl transferase has translation MKKISVVIPCYKEEKSIQLMYERLVAVFQNELTKYDYEIFFVDDCSPDNTWQEIEKVCAFDRKVKGIRNAKNFGFSRNVFSTFLQGSGDATFMLFGDLQDPPELLPEFVKKWEEGYKVIIGQKYSSSENPLLYFFRTIYYKLIRKMASNQQIEHFNGFGLYDRVFVDTIRNIEDPVPYLRGIISEFGMNMYIMKYHQAKSERGSSGFNFFKYYDEAMIGVTSYTKLLMRAATFVGMIMGIGSILIALYVFVYKLLHWDSYPIGTASIIIGIFLIGAVQLFFIGILGEYILSINARLLKRPLVVIEKKLNFDQPEAAKENSNAKSDE, from the coding sequence ATGAAAAAGATTAGCGTGGTTATTCCATGTTATAAGGAAGAAAAAAGTATCCAGTTGATGTATGAGAGATTAGTAGCAGTTTTTCAAAATGAGTTAACAAAATACGATTATGAAATTTTCTTTGTAGATGACTGTTCACCGGATAATACATGGCAGGAAATTGAAAAGGTATGCGCTTTTGACAGAAAAGTTAAAGGAATTCGCAATGCTAAAAATTTTGGCTTTTCAAGGAATGTTTTTTCAACTTTTTTACAAGGCAGCGGAGATGCCACCTTTATGTTGTTTGGTGATTTACAGGATCCACCAGAATTATTACCGGAGTTTGTAAAAAAGTGGGAAGAAGGCTATAAAGTTATCATTGGTCAAAAATATAGCAGTTCAGAAAATCCATTGCTGTACTTTTTTAGAACGATATATTACAAACTAATCAGGAAAATGGCCAGTAATCAACAAATTGAACATTTTAATGGTTTTGGCCTGTATGATCGGGTTTTTGTAGATACTATAAGGAATATAGAAGACCCGGTTCCTTATCTTAGAGGAATTATATCGGAATTTGGCATGAATATGTATATTATGAAATACCACCAAGCCAAAAGCGAGAGGGGCTCGTCCGGTTTTAATTTTTTTAAGTATTATGATGAAGCCATGATAGGAGTAACCTCATATACAAAGCTATTGATGCGGGCGGCTACTTTTGTAGGAATGATAATGGGAATAGGAAGTATATTAATAGCACTGTATGTTTTTGTATATAAGCTATTACACTGGGATAGTTATCCAATCGGAACGGCTAGTATTATCATCGGGATTTTTCTTATTGGTGCCGTTCAGCTTTTCTTTATAGGTATTTTAGGAGAATATATTTTGAGCATTAACGCTCGTTTATTAAAACGCCCATTAGTAGTCATTGAAAAGAAACTGAACTTTGATCAGCCGGAAGCTGCTAAGGAGAATAGCAATGCAAAATCAGATGAATGA